The Tolypothrix sp. NIES-4075 genome segment TAAATTTGATCGTCAGAGATAGTTTTGCCTAAACTTAATAAATTATCAAACAGATAAAAATCAAAAAACACAACTGAAAAATGCTGTCGATACCACTCGCGTTCTTCAGCAGTGATTAGTTTTCCGTTGAAAATAATCTTTCCTGTGTCCGGAATATACAGACCAGTTAACAGCTTAATAAAAGTAGATTTTCCACTACCGTTACCTCCAATTACAAAAACAATTTCTCCAGCAGAAAACGTTAAATTAAGAGGTCCTACGGTAAAGAGATATTTATCTTCACTCTGATATTTATAAGTGACATCTGAAAACTCTAGACGCTGACAGATAAGTTCTGAATCTGAGAAAATTAACGAATTATCTTCTCTACTTTCTTGATCAAAAGTTAATAATTTCAAATTATCTTCTTTAGTTTCTTGAGCAGAAGTTAATAATTTCAAATTATCTTCTTTATTTTCCAGGTCTGGAGTTAATAATTTTAAATTATCTTCTTCAATTTCTTGAACAGAAGTTAATAATTTTAAATTATCTTCTTCAGTTTCTTGAGTAGAAGTTAATAATTTAAAATTATCTTCAAAATTAATATCTTTAGGTGGAGTTGTTAATTTCAAATCTAGTGATTTAATTTTATCGAGAGCAACAAAAGCTTTACTAAATGTTGATAACGAATTAATAATAGCATCTAAAGGCACAATTAGATAAGTAATTGTCAGTACGTAGCCTGATAAAACCTGATTTTGAGTATTTTTCAGAGCAGGTAGTATGAAAATAACGATACCAATCGCTACAAAAAACATTATTTGTGCCCAGCTAGCAGCCAATGCAAAGATACTCATACCAACCACATTTTCATGTTCGTAAGATTCTGCTGTTGCTTGAAGGTCTTGGAGAAATGTTTCGCGCTTTTTGTAGTGAAGCATCAGTTCTTTCGTTCCGTCGGTAATACCGCGAAAATAATTAAACAACTTGTCTTGCTGCTCTCGAGCCTTGAGCAAAAATGTTGTTGCCTTATTAGCTGTTAGCTGATAACCGATTATTCCTATTACTATAAAAAGGATCAGAATAAGAAAGAGCGTTGGAGAAAGCCAGCATAAATAAAGCAAGCAACTTACTACAATAACAATATTCACACATATTCTAGGCAGAATGAGAGCTATATTAGAGATTGATTGAACATCATCAGTCAGGGTTGCCAGAATACGATTATTGCCAAGATTTTCTATATGATAAAAAGGAGATGCAAGAATTCTTTGACTTAAAAGCATTCTTAGATTTAAAATCGCCTTTTGTGAAAGAGAAATTAATAGGGTTTGAGAAATAACGCTACTAAGAAAACGGAATAAACACAGACCAACAAATCCCCAAATAAGTGATGCATTTAGGGTTAAAGAATTGACTTGAGTATTATTAATGACAGCTATTATACCTGTAGTAGTTACTCCACTTAGTAAGCTAACAATAGCTGCAAGGATAAGAATTTTCCAAGAGGAACTTAGAAGAAGACGAATGAGATCCATATAAATCCGTATGATTTAAATGTTATGTATATAGGAATCCGATTTGATTTATGAAAAAATTTAAGTATTTGTAGGGTGTGTTATTGCGTAGCATAACGCACCAAAGTCTTCAGACAGTGCGTTGCGCTTTGCGGCAACACACCCTACGTATATTTCAAAAATCAAATATGAGTCCTATATATAATATATGTATGTTGGTACTTAGTGACT includes the following:
- a CDS encoding ATP-binding cassette domain-containing protein gives rise to the protein MDLIRLLLSSSWKILILAAIVSLLSGVTTTGIIAVINNTQVNSLTLNASLIWGFVGLCLFRFLSSVISQTLLISLSQKAILNLRMLLSQRILASPFYHIENLGNNRILATLTDDVQSISNIALILPRICVNIVIVVSCLLYLCWLSPTLFLILILFIVIGIIGYQLTANKATTFLLKAREQQDKLFNYFRGITDGTKELMLHYKKRETFLQDLQATAESYEHENVVGMSIFALAASWAQIMFFVAIGIVIFILPALKNTQNQVLSGYVLTITYLIVPLDAIINSLSTFSKAFVALDKIKSLDLKLTTPPKDINFEDNFKLLTSTQETEEDNLKLLTSVQEIEEDNLKLLTPDLENKEDNLKLLTSAQETKEDNLKLLTFDQESREDNSLIFSDSELICQRLEFSDVTYKYQSEDKYLFTVGPLNLTFSAGEIVFVIGGNGSGKSTFIKLLTGLYIPDTGKIIFNGKLITAEEREWYRQHFSVVFFDFYLFDNLLSLGKTISDDQIYDYLVKLQLNNKVKVKNGVLSTTALSQGQRKRLALLTAYLEDRAIYVFDEWASDQDPIFKNIFYTQILPDLRSQGKLVIAVTHDDQYYHLSDRIIKLNNGIVEYDKLQQQPL